One segment of Cutaneotrichosporon cavernicola HIS019 DNA, chromosome: 4 DNA contains the following:
- a CDS encoding uncharacterized protein (tpt-domain-containing protein), giving the protein MKEEERHSDDAGPASALLADYEPHKHTDSDSDSDHSDIEVYPPTVYPGYEAPRGALGHAPPAHPHGTEIHWATLAQKRALWWSSALVTGMFILSWYAFATILSMYNKWMFSAEYYGFTYPLFVTACHMVVQWFCAGMIRWTVPRFRPVERPSRRDYMTRIVPTAMSTGGDIGLSNLSLKTITLSLYTMCKSSALIFVLMFAFLFRLEKYSFKLVSVIGLISIGVFLMVFNVTAVSIPGLIMVFSASAIGGLRWALTALIMHKRAMGLSNPFATIFWLAPLMGFFLFLFSAIFEDWIGMFTGSYFANPLVALKSIGIIALPGAIAFAMVSSEYFVIQRAGVVPLSVAGIFKEVSTIAFSAWIFGDKLTALNLIGCAITIAGIALYSFHKYQRSMKTEVPLDDDGNVVPTEDASDEERQPLNRGARGSHGSLASRPSLAQYAPPTPSSRSRRTPEGAATPVDTLPMTELSNRSSEEDERANRLRDSFEGWDAPGGSDYESEVDEDDVARYRTERMGAVRSRWNEWWDRPM; this is encoded by the exons ATGAAGGAAGAAGAACGCCATTCCGACGACGCAGGCCCAGCGAGCGCCCTACTCGCCGACTACGAACCACATAAACACACtgactcggactcggactcggaccACTCCGATATCGAAGTCTACCCCCCAACCGTATATCCTGGATATGAGGCCCCAAGGGGGGCGTTGGGGCATGCGCCGCCGGCACATCCCCATGGGACGGAGATCCATTGGGCGACGTTGGCGCAGAAACGCGCGCTGTGGTGGAGTTCGGCGCTGGTTACTGGCATGTTCATCTTGTCTTG GTACGCTTTCGCAACCATCCTCTCAATGTACAACAAGTGGATGTTCTCGGCAGAGTACTACGGCTTCACGTACCCACTGTTCGTGACGGCATGCCACATGGTCGTGCAGTGGTTCTGCGCTGGCATGATTCGGTGGACGGTGCCGCGCTTCCGGCCCGTTGAGCGACCCTCGCGGCGCGATTATAT GACACGCATCGTCCCCACTGCTATGTCGACAGGCGGCGATATCGGGTTATCTAACCTCTCGCTGAAGACTATTACGCTCAGCTTATACA ccatGTGCAAATCGTCGGCCCTCATCTTTGTCCTCATGTTCGCTTTCCTCTTCAGGCTTGAAAAGTACTCGTTCAAGCTCGTGTCCGTCATCGGGCTCATCAGCATCGGCGTCTTCCTCATGGTGTTCAACGTGACGGCCGTCTCCATTCCTGGCCTCATCATGGTGTTCTCAGCGTCTGCGATCGGCGGTTTGCGCTGGGCGCTCACAGCGCTCATCATGCACAAGCGTGCGATGGGCCTCAGCAACCCATTCGCGACCATCTTCTGGCTCGCACCACTGATGGGCTTCtttctcttcctcttctccgccATCTTTGAGGACTGGATCGGCATGTTCACAGGATCGTACTTTGCCAACCCGCTGGTTGCACTCAAGAGCATCGGCATCATCGCGTTGCCAGGTGCCATCGCGTTCGCAATGGTGTCGAGCGAGTACTTTGTCATCCAACGCGCGGGTGTTGTCCCACTGTCGGTCGCAGGCATCTTCAAGGAGGTGTCGACCAtcgccttctcggcctggATCTTCGGAGACAAGCTCACCGCGCTCAACCTGATCGGTTGCGCGATTACCATTGCCGGTATTGCGCTCTACTCGTTCCACAAGTACCAGAGGAGCATGAAGACCGAAGTACCATtagacgacgacggcaacgTCGTCCCGACAGAGgacgcgagcgacgaggaacgGCAGCCTCTCAACCGCGGCGCAAGAGGGAGCCACGGCTCgctcgcgtcgcgtccatcCCTCGCACAGTATGCGCCGCCCACCCCATCCTCGCGTTCGCGGCGCACACCAGAAGGCGCAGCTACACCGGTCGACACACTCCCCATGACCGAATTGAGCAACCGATCctccgaggaggacgagcgcgccaacCGCCTGCGTGACAGCTTTGAGGGTTGGGACGCACCTGGTGGGAGCGACTacgagagcgaggtcgacgaggacgatgtCGCACGATATCGCACCGAGCGCATGGGCGCCGTGCGATCGCGATGGAACGAGTGGTGGGACAGGCCTATGTAG
- the NIT2 gene encoding uncharacterized protein (nitrilase-like protein) → MRLTLSRFSVQPASRSIRSIMTKVAVCQIRSTADPAHNLRISSTVIRDAVRAGATACFLPEAADFIVKTTEECRRLSLPLSKHEYTLGLQTLAKELGVAISVGIHDVPEEGEDDEPDSLRVYNTHVLIDTDGSIKAKYSKLHLYDVELIQDGQVKRIGESDRVRPGQAIVPPVQVGDLKVGLEICYDLRFPELSIVLTRMGADVLTFPSAFMLPTGKAHWATLLRAAAIQYQVYVLAAAQYGAHHASRSSWGESIAFDPWGRELGRLRSVEEPGGEYEDGGEFFLCDLDHGVISETRKQIPLSIQKRADIYGVVGERG, encoded by the exons ATGCGTCTGACGCTATCCCGATTCTCCGTCCAGCCCGCCTCCCGCAGCATTCGCAGCATCATGACCAAGGTCGCCGTCTGCCAGATCCGCTCGACGGCGGACCCAGCGCACAACCTAcgcatctcgtcgaccgtCATCCGAGACGCGGTTCGGGCCGGCGCAACT GCATGTTTCCTCCCTGAAGCGGCCGACTTTATCGTCAAGACAACCGAGGAgtgccgccgcctctccctccccctctcaAAGCACGAGTATACTCTCGGCCTACAAACTCTGGCGAAGGAGCTGGGTGTGGCTATCAGTGTTGGGATCCATGATGTGCCagaagaaggggaggatgacgagccGGACAGCTTGAGGGTGTATAACACCCATGTCCTGATTGATACGGATGGGAGTATCAAGGCTAAATATAGCAAGCTGCATCTCtacgacgtcgagctcatccaGGACGGGCAGGTCAAGCGGATCGGGGAGAGCGACCGCGTGCGGCCCGGCCAGGCCATCGTTCCCCCAGTCCAAGTGGGGGACTTGAAAGTTGGCCTTGAGATCTGCTACGACCTACGCTTCCCCGAGCTCTCCATTGTCCTAACGAGAATGGGGGCAGACGTCCTAACTTTCCCGAGCGCATTCATGCTTCCTACTGGGAAGGCTCACTGGG CGACACTACTT cgcgccgccgccatccaGTACCAAGTCTACGTGCTCGCTGCGGCGCAGTATGGCGCGCACCATGCAAGCCGGTCGAGTTGGGGCGAGTCGATTGCCTTCGATCCTTGGGGACGGGAGTTGGGGCGCTtgcgcagcgtcgaggagccGGGAGGGGAGTAtgaggacggcggcgagttcTTCCTCTGCGATCTGGATCATGGGGTTATCAG CGAGACCCGCAAGCAGATCCCGCTCTCGATTCAGAAGCGCGCGGATATTTATGGCGTGGTGGGTGAGCGGGGGTAA
- the REV3 gene encoding uncharacterized protein (C4-type zinc-finger of DNA polymerase delta) produces MSTQGGPEGESALRLRITHIMSSQAHPLASLRADYVPPTLPTAVPPGVVPSSFPVLRIFGTTTSRQKICVNVHLAYPYFYVPFPMDSMDPLRPERVVRLCQRFAVSLNHAICLAIRQNPTGPSAMGAFAGGTDPRHLHVLSVVLVKGIPFYGYHVGYSYWLKVSLANPNRMRVAVEQLHKPVVLGKVWQPHEAHLSHVLQFMCDFDLYGCGWLDLSGGLFRHPLPEVGEEDPPGWLTSETIPSHMAYSPNISPPRDTYSSLEIDVLPHQILNRYRLAERPLHQDFIELLHQPLHPEEKLVPAMKELWEDERRRRAAKGLGTSEAALLPVSGGGRGRSMAELGYKVDGSDVENHGGDWKISPELWDILEERMSVERRRRSRLTFDQVSHALQTGANGERKKYDRWIMTAFEAVSAGWPKRTQTQKTQRIRSSPPSSQAPPSPPPEEEEEHNPFEFATQASQEHVEAEVDATQVQEDDGEEAEPGEREHLMAVREAEAFRATQVAIGDDDITRFLKTQVGESRVSTPALDTSPSKSGSSARRRAIEEAGFGDLSALAMSPARLSSPNPYAPSTPTRQNGGSTPRSLVRNFFAQHSSRVATPTKPRLSPNTVVLPETRRSFTAWTPSPQEAESRPVQHKEEEDHVPMLTEIKACKTPELPPPNAQPSPLIPFSTLKHALSPTLLTRRPGPSPTMLNTAVDATPTQQRLNAADAHATQRPTKRVRLSSPTQPFPALANPSQSSQTCHSSHKSHPSHPSHPSRPSQSSQPHPSGGETSNSSGPDLALDAWTFADAPPPKQHVVESMASYGLDTVEYPTPFYSNPADVPPRPKQFAGRVFNVKTNTVAELPPFEGEATPRHWLRTRRAEGDRGSSKRGWEYGAPPPCKRVVVDWCAKEDAEEARIKLAASQLAGPTQKNKYGFKLTQRLARREQQNMSVLLLEVFGELPLADVQLTSAPSRGQLLPDPAEDEMAAVFFCFQNDDESLPDTVNHTGYHAGYVLVGSEQTAERRARLDGIPCFYVESELDLINWVIDTVRQWDPDVLAGWELHNASWGYLAARASQGFGTDFADDISRLVSSNGPIRKDAYSEHHTSVFKVAGRHVLNIWRILRSEVTLNIYTFENCVFHVLRQRIPHFTAGALTALWRSKTPDHTARVLGILFQRVVLYAELIDAAEVVSKNAEFGRVFGVDFDAVVFRGSQFKVESFLFRLAKPESFILVTPSRAQVGLQNAPFAVPLIAEPESKYYSHPVIVLDFQSLYPSVMIAYNICYSTCLGRVEKFKGTDKFGFTELKVSDGMLELLKDYLTVTPNGMVFVKPAVRKSLLAKMLGEILDTRVMVKHAMKGARGDKALNQLLNARQLALKLMANVTYGYTSATYSGRMPCIEIADSIVQTGRETLEKAQELIHSRPEWDATVVYGDTDSLFVSLPGRSKEQAFKIGHDIARAVTAINPKPVTLKFEKVYMGCILMAKKRYVGFKYERPDETEPSFDAKGIETIRRDGFPAQAKLEEVCLKMLFRGNDLSEIKAHCRSEWGKILAGRVSIQDFIIAKEVRLGTYSTKVPPPPGAAVAFRRILKDPRDEPQYAERVPYVISNAEGRRLIDRARTPEEMLASRSLGIDAEYYIRNLLIPPLARIFNLVGGDVEQWYDSMPRARAAKRYGGVAARIDAHFASLHCRICGDEGGPVCVACKRGPDVAATALLGRENAVQARARDLHSICTSCSGTPPVETVLCNSADCPVMYARVVAERDAADAAEAHGLLAQLEW; encoded by the exons atgTCAACTCAAGGTGGTCCGGAGG gcgaGAGcgccctccgcctccgGATCACCCACATTATGAGCTCGCAGGCCCATCCCCTCGCCTCCCTCCGTGCCGACTACGTTCCCCCAACGCTACCGACCGCCGTGCCGCCCGGCGTCGTGCCGTCCTCTTTCCCCGTCCTCCGAATTTTCGGGACGACCACCTCAAGGCAAAAGATATGCGTCAACGTCCACCTGGCCTATCCGTACTTCTACGTCCCGTTCCCCATGGACAGCATGGACCCGCTGCGTCCCGAGCGCGTCGTACGCCTATGCCAGCGCTTCGCGGTTTCGCTGAACCACGCCATCTGCCTCGCGATACGGCAGAACCCGACTGGTCCTTCAGCCATGGGCGCCTTTGCAGGTGGCACTGACCCGCGACATCTGCACGTTCTGTCGGTCGTTCTGGTGAAGGGCATCCCGTTCTACGGGTACCACGTCGGATACTCGTACTGGCTCAAGGTGAGCCTTGCCAACCCTAACCGTATGCGGGTGGCAGTCGAACAGCTCCACAAGCCCGTCGTCTTGGGCAAGGTGTGGCAGCCTCACGAGGCGCATCTCTCCCACGTCCTGCAGTTTATGTGTGACTTTGACCTGTACGGCTGCGGGTGGCTCGACCTCTCCGGCGGCCTGTTccgccatcctctccccgaggtcggggaggaggatcCTCCCGGCTGGCTCACGTCCGAGACGATTCCGTCCCACATGGCTTATTCACCCAACATCTCCCCGCCGCGAGATACTTATTCCTCCCTCGAGATCGATGTTCTCCCGCACCAGATCTTGAACAGGtaccgcctcgccgagcggcCGCTGCACCAGGACTTCATTGAACTCCTACACCAGCCGCTGCATcccgaggagaagctcgTGCCGGCCATGAAGGAGCTttgggaggacgagcggcggcgacgagctgccaAAGGCCTGGGAACCAGCGAGGCGGCCTTGCTCCCCGTATCGGGTGGAGGTCGGGGCCGTTCCATGGCCGAGCTGGGGTACAAGGTTGATGGGTCGGATGTCGAAAACCATGGCGGCGACTGGAAGATCTCGCCGGAACTCTGGGATATCCTCGAGGAACGAATGTCGGTGgagcgacgccgtcgaAGCCGCCTCACGTTTGACCAGGTGAGCCACGCATTGCAGACCGGAGCGAACGGAGAGCGGAAGAAGTACGACCGGTGGATTATGACTGCGTTCGAGGCTGTTTCGGCTGGCTGGCCCAAGCGCACACAGACCCAGAAAACACAGAGGATAAGAAGCTCGCCACCGAGTTCGCAAGCCCCACCGAGTCCTCCaccagaggaggaggaggagcacaACCCCTTCGAGTTTGCGACGCAGGCGTCACAGGAGCACGTCGAAGCTGAGGTTGACGCCACCCAAGTCCAGGAAgatgatggagaggaggcaGAGCCAGGTGAGAGAGAGCACCTCATGGCTGTAagggaggccgaggcgttCCGCGCAACCCAAGTGGCgatcggcgacgacgacatcaCGCGCTTCCTGAAGACGCAGGTAGGGGAGAGCCGCGTCTCCACGCCAGCGCTGGACACCTCTCCCAGCAAGTCAGGTAGctcggctcggcggcgggcgatcgaggaggccggcTTCGGCGACCTAAGCGCCCTCGCCATGTCGCCTGcccgcctctcctccccgaACCCTTATGCGCCAAGTACGCCTACGCGGCAGAATGGTGGTAGCACGCCCCGCTCCCTCGTGCGTAATTTCTTTGCTCAACACTCGTCGCGTGTCGCCACGCCAACCAAGCCGAGACTCTCACCCAACACCGTCGTGCTCCCCGAGACCAGGCGGTCGTTTACGGCGTGGACACCAAGCCCCCAGGAGGCAGAGTCAAGACCCGTCCAACATaaagaggaggaagaccACGTCCCGATGCTCACGGAGATCAAGGCGTGCAAGACGCCAGAGCTGCCGCCGCCTAATGCGCAACCGTCGCCTCTCATCCCTTTCTCAACGCTCAAGCATGCGCTATCGCCTACCCTGCTCACCAGAAGACCCggcccgtcgccgacgatgCTGAACACCGCGGTCGACGCTACACCAACACAACAACGCCTGAACGCGGCTGACGCCCACGCGACACAGCGCCCGACGAAGCGCGTGCGTCTTTCTAGTCCTACCCAGCCTTTTCCTGCCCTTGCCAATCCGAGTCAGTCTTCCCAGACCTGCCATTCCTCTCACAAGTCCCATCCGTCCCACCCCTCACATCCCTCTCGCCCGTCCCAGTCTTCCCAGCCCCACCCCAGTGGTGGAGAGACGTCCAATTCGTCGGGGCCAGACCTCGCCTTGGACGCGTGGACGTTCGCAGacgcaccaccacccaaaCAACACGTCGTTGAGTCCATGGCATCCTATGGACTTGACACGGTCGAGTATCCGACCCCGTTTTACTCGAATCCCGCGGACGTGCCACCACGCCCGAAGCAGTTCGCAGGGCGGGTGTTTAATGTCAAGACCAACACTGTGGCTGAGCTGCCACCAtttgagggcgaggcgacaCCGCGGCACTGGCTCCGTACACGGCGTGCAGAGGGCGATAGGGGGAGCTCGAAACGTGGCTGGGAGTATGGCGCGCCTCCACCCTGCAAGCGAGTGGTTGTCGACTGGTGTGCGAAagaggatgccgaggaagcCAGGATCAAACTCGCTGCATCGCAGCTCGCAGGCCCCACTCAGAAGAACAAGTACGGCTTCAAGCTGACGCAGAGACTCGCACGGCGCGAGCAGCAGAACATGAGCGTGCTTCTGCTCGAGGTGTTCGGTGAGCTCCCGCTCGCAGATGttcagctgacatcagcgcCCTCCCGCGGGCAACTCCTCCCGGACCCGGctgaggacgagatggcTGCCGTCTTCTTTTGCTTCCAGAACGATGATGAGTCGCTACCGGACACCGTGAACCATACAGGATATCACGCTGGGTATGTGCTCGTCGGAAGTGAGCAGACCGCCGAACGACgggcgcgcctcgacggcatCCCGTGCTTCTACGTCGAGAGCGAGCTTGACCTGATCAACTGGGTGATCGACACCGTTCGCCAATGGGATCCGGACGTGCTCGCGGGGTGGGAACTGCACAACGCATCGTGGGGGTATCTGGCGGCCCGCGCGTCGCAGGGGTTTGGCACAGACTTTGCCGACGACATCTCACGGCTTGTCTCAAGCAATGGGCCGATCCGGAAAGACGCGTACTCGGAGCACCATACAAGCGTGTTCAAGGTCGCCGGGCGGCACGTGTTAAACATCTGGCGCATCTTGCGCTCGGAAGTCACGCTGAATATCTATACGTTCGAGAATTGCGTGTTTCACGTACTTCGACAGCGTATACCGCACTTCACTGCCGGAGCGCTCACCGCGCTATGGCGGAGCAAGACGCCAGATCACACCGCCCGtgtcctcggcatcctctTTCAGCGCGTTGTGTTGTACGCTGAGCTGAtcgacgcggccgaggtcgtATCCAAGAACGCCGAGTTCGGGCGCGTCTTCGgcgtcgactttgacgccgtcgtctTCCGCGGTTCCCAGTTCAAGGTCGAGTCGTTCCTCTtccgcctcgccaagccTGAGAGTTTTATCCTCGTCACGCCCTCCCGCGCCCAGGTGGGACTGCAGAATGCGCCCTTCGCCGTGCCCCTGatcgccgagcccgagagCAAGTATTACTCGCACCCAGTCATTGTGCTCGACTTTCAGAGCCTGTACCCCTCCGTCATGATCGCGTACAACATCTGCTACTCAACATGCTTGGGACGCGTGGAGAAGTTTAAGGGTACGGACAAGTTTGGATTCACCGAACTCAAGGTGTCGGACGGcatgctcgagctgctgaAAGACTACTTGACGGTGACGCCGAACGGGATGGTGTTCGTCAAGCCGGCGGTAAGGAAGAGTCTACTGGCCAAGATGCTCGGCGAGATTCTCGACACGCGTGTCATGGTCAAGCATGCGATGAAGGGTGCAAGGGGAGATAAGGCGCTTAACCAACTCCTCAACGCAcgccagctcgccctcaagCTCATGGCAAACGTGACGTACGGCTACACGTCCGCGACTTATTCTGGCCGCATGCCGTGTATCGAGATTGCTGATTCGATCGTGCAGACTGGCCGCGAGACCCTCGAGAAGGCGCAGGAACTTATCCACTCGCGCCCAGAGTGGGACGCCACCGTTGTTTACGGCGACACAGACAGCTTGTTCGTCTCACTCCCCGGCCGGTCCAAGGAACAGGCCTTCAAGATCGGGCACGACATTGCGCGCGCAGTCACGGCGATCAACCCCAAGCCCGTCACACTCAAGTTTGAGAAGGTGTACATGGGCTGCATCCTCATGGCGAAGAAACGCTACGTAGGATTCAAGTACGAGCGCCCAGACGAGACGGAACCTTCCTTCGATGCCAAGGGCATCGAGACGATCCGGCGTGATGGCTTCCCAGcgcaggccaagctcgaggaagtATGCCTGAAGATGCTCTTCCGTGGCAACGACCTGAGTGAGATCAAGGCGCATTGCAGGTCGGAGTGGGGCAAGATCCTCGCTGGCCGCGTCTCGATCCAAGACTTCATCATCGCAAAGGAAGTGCGTTTGGGGACCTACTCTACAAAGGTACCCCCACCTCCGGGCGCGGCCGTGGCGTTCCGGCGTATCCTTAAAGATCCACGCGACGAGCCACAgtacgccgagcgcgtgcCCTACGTCATTTccaacgccgagggccgGCGCCTGATCGACCGCGCTCGCACGCCCGAGGAAATGCTGGCGTCACGCTCACTTGGTATCGACGCAGAATACTATATCCGCAACCTCCTTATTCCGCCTCTCGCCCGTATCTTCAACCTCGTaggcggcgacgtcgagcaaTGGTACGACAGCATgccccgcgcccgcgcTGCTAAGCGGTACGGCGGGGTTGCGGCGCGCATCGACGCGCATTTTGCCTCGCTGCATTGCCGGATTTGCGGGGACGAAGGCGGACCCGTTTGTGTGGCGTGTAAACGAGGCCCAGACGTTGCGGCTACGGCGCTGCTGGGGCGCGAGAACGCCGTACAGGCCCGCGCGAGGGATTTACATTCCATCTGCACTTCTTGTTCTGGCACGCCGCCAGTCGAGACGGTGCTCTGCAATAGCGCAGACTGCCCAGTCATGTATGCGCGGGTCGTGGCGGAACGGGATGCAGCCGACGCGGCTGAGGCGCATGGCTTGCTGGCTCAACTTGAGTGGTAG
- a CDS encoding uncharacterized protein (Uncharacterised protein domain (DUF2415)) has translation MTRDSPGQYDSSELRDLSTAPASVRAANITIIHPQLRDLVLPIERGRVLYPHGTAIEDQRWTEDDDNPGGARSYMNSLAKLSFVPTCLTSNDGILACGGQKGELFMTDIPVSGKDRLDSSVKPFTLTLTLPSRSINNAITILPSWPRGWAMRRAEWKRAYAAYARGHEDELDDSDVEAGEDADDDDEYMDYLQEEEEDETLSPASSVATYPNTIPSGLRRLSGQYHRQPQVVTQGRASPASVGSSHSHRRRVDEPRILVSNNDKTVKMFSLRRLGEDDERAPPREREPERRGTEWELAPTSALRRTEGGDPRYALDGRALLPLPPLPPRRALFGSTLGYDSIGLNEGILAQDLHSPPSPPPRMGTEDVTLRGSRYPGESLADYRARMPAGERDERIWFRMRAQRRAELEAHVGLAPAPPQEGDCKLSSIGGQRFKLAVNHSSLSPDLRTMVTVGDSTDVFLHEVLDGGQNFRRIGVYNAATDSGFSTSWSRDGRRFAVASQDGQVTVWDHRSSRPLAIFHTQPQGSRYSDLDDRTMDPPVGSQSGLEAARVVKFSPEGASRDLLVFSEELTRIHIVDARTFQTHVCVEVPFEVASAAPPPSRRPRRGVDGGLYGISGIAFDPSGDWLYAGTERTVVEWDMRRYGGGEGGTWSMA, from the exons ATGACTCG TGACTCACCAGGCCAGTATGACTCGtccgagctgcgcgacctGTCGACCGCGCCGGCGTCTGTCCGCGCAGCCAACATCACCATCATCCACCCCCAGTTACGTGACCTCGTGCTTCCCATCGAGCGCGGTCGCGTCCTCTACCCCCACGGCACAGCGATTGAGGATCAGCGGTGGACGGAAGATGACGACAACCCCGGCGGCGCACGGAGCTACATGAACAGCCTGGCCAAACTCTCCTTTGTACCGACATGTCTTACCTCCAA cgaCGGCATCCTCGCGTGCGGTGGGCAGAAGGGCGAACTGTTCATGACCGACATTCCTGTCAGTGGCAAGGACCGTCTCGACAGCTCGGTGAAGCCCTTcacactcaccctcaccctgCCGAGCCGCTCGATCAACAACGCCATCACCATCCTACCGTCCTGGCCGCGAGGTTGGGCgatgcgccgcgccgagtGGAAGCGCGCGTACGCTGCTTATGCTCGTGGCCACGAAGATGAGCTTGATGACTCTGACGTCGAAGCAGGCGAAGACGcagacgatgacgacgagtacaTGGACTACCTccaggaggaagaggaggacgagaccCTCTCTCCCGCAAGCAGCGTCGCAACCTACCCGAATACTATACCGTCCGGCCTCCGGCGGCTGTCTGGACAGTACCAccgccaaccccaagtCGTCACGCAGGGACGCGCTTCGCCGGCGAGTGTGGGCAGTTCGCACTCGCACCGGCGGCGGGTAGACGAGCCGCGCATCCTCGTGAGCAACAACGACAAGACTGTCAAGATGTTTTCCCTCCGCCGacttggcgaggacgacgagcgcgcccCGCCGCGGGAGCGTGAACCCGAACGCAGGGGCACAGAGTGGGAgctggcgccgacgagcgcgctTCGCCGCACCGAGGGTGGGGACCCGCGCTACGCGCTCGACGGGCGGgcgctccttcctctcccaccACTGCCGCCACGCCGCGCACTCTTTGGCAGCACGTTAGGGTACGACAGCATCGGGCTGAACGAGGGCATCCTCGCGCAGGATCTGCATTCACCTCCCAGTCCGCCACCCCGCATGGGTACAGAAGACGTCACCCTCCGCGGCTCGCGATACCCCGGCGAAAGCCTGGCCGACTACCGCGCCCGCATGCCGGCGggggagcgcgacgagcggaTCTGGTTCCGCATGCGCGCCCAGCGCCGTGCCGAACTAGAGGCGCATGTTGggctggcgccggcgcctcCGCAGGAAGGCGACTGCAAACTCTCAAGCATTGGCGGCCAGCGCTTCAAGCTGGCTGTCAACCACTCCTCCCTCAGTCCGGACTTGCGCACAATGGTCACTGTTGGCGACAGCACCGACGTGTTCTTGCACGAGGTGCTCGATGGAGGCCAGAACTTCCGGCGGATAGGCGTGTACAATGCAGCAACAGACTCGGGCTTCAGCACAAGCTGGAGCCGGGACGGGCGGCGTTTCGCCGTCGCAAGCCAGGACGGGCAGGTGACGGTATGGGACCACCGCTCTTCGCGGCCGCTCGCCATCTTCCACACTCAGCCCCAAGGATCGCGGTACAGCGACTTGGACGATCGTACGATGGACCCTCCAGTCGGCTCGCAGTCTGGCCTCGAAGCTGCGCGGGTAGTCAAGTTCTCGCCCGAGGGCGCGTCACGTGACCTACTCGTGTTCAGCGAGGAGTTGACGCGCATCCACATTGTCGATGCGCGTACGTTCCAGACGCACGTGTGTGTTGAGGTGCCGTTCGAGGTGGCGAGCGCtgctccgcctccctcccGCAGGCCGAGACGCGGTGTCGACGGCGGGTTATACGGTATCTCGGGGATTGCGTTTGATCCTAGTGGTGACTGGCTGTATGCTGGCACGGAGCGGACTGTTGTCGAGTGGGATATGCGGCGgtacggcggcggcgagggggGTACGTGGTCCATGGCGTAG